A DNA window from Bradyrhizobium barranii subsp. barranii contains the following coding sequences:
- a CDS encoding TonB-dependent receptor: MSSIRLVRPRCFLLASAALTSFAVADLPAALAQQAREPLPPVEVSPAQSRKPAKPAARDAQSPRRAASRRPAAASAAAKPVVPTAAAQTPLNTNVVAESASRLGLTVQETPATVEVISAETMREQGYRTVSEVAQGAVGVTSGDNPAEPAAFSMRGFTNSQINMLYNGIKIGPQNMTSRITDTANLAAVEFLKGPASLTSGEGAAGGAINLITKQPHTGPIRNEADFSWDSLNSFGVHYGSGGSTNVQGLDYRFDISRASLNGFADDTNTKTLDVSGQLNYRISDSLKIWGAIEYREDRSKAYWGAPLVPIAFSGSHATSGIVSGNYVSNFNKTNLGAITIDDRTFNTNYNVLDNRNVAQEVWLRGGFELKLAPDLTLKSQAYAYGAERTWFNNEIEAFNASTGLPNSNMVDRERFYVAHSQRLVGNITDLIWDANIAGFDNRLVTTLSSSYLDFVRPGAANFPDDYVSLVNPDRGLYGLLTTQQQTARIDNEALSFEDRVKLTRTFALVGGLRVEHIGLDRNSTDAAGLEKASLPFSKSWVPTTGRIGYTWDAVPGLTFFSQYATGADVSANNIFLLGPAQPLDLTTSRTYETGVKHLLWNNRAEWSFSAYDIERKNVYAAAGGMQLNIAGRQESKGVELAAAVRPIDPLRLWGNIAYVDARYADYNFAGGSFSGNTPPNVPRVVANAGASYRFFTPWPVELGITGRCVGDRYNTDANFVTMKAYTVADVYAFVDIPKTVFNAVDQARLGFRVRNITDKRYAIWGDPFYPDQILLGAPRTYELSAAFKW, encoded by the coding sequence GTGTCTTCCATTCGTCTTGTACGACCGCGTTGCTTCCTGCTCGCTTCCGCCGCGCTTACTTCATTTGCAGTCGCCGATCTGCCCGCAGCGCTGGCGCAGCAGGCCCGCGAGCCGCTGCCGCCGGTCGAGGTGTCGCCCGCCCAATCCCGCAAACCGGCAAAGCCGGCGGCCCGGGACGCGCAGAGCCCACGCCGCGCGGCATCGCGCAGGCCAGCGGCCGCATCGGCCGCGGCCAAGCCCGTCGTGCCGACCGCGGCGGCGCAGACGCCGCTCAACACCAATGTGGTTGCCGAGAGCGCCTCGCGCCTCGGCCTGACCGTGCAGGAGACACCCGCGACCGTCGAAGTCATCTCGGCCGAGACCATGCGGGAGCAGGGCTATCGCACCGTGTCGGAGGTTGCGCAGGGCGCGGTCGGTGTCACCTCCGGCGACAATCCGGCCGAGCCCGCGGCTTTCTCCATGCGTGGCTTCACCAACAGCCAGATCAACATGCTCTACAACGGCATCAAGATCGGTCCGCAGAACATGACCTCGCGGATCACGGATACGGCCAATCTCGCAGCCGTGGAATTTTTGAAAGGTCCGGCCTCGCTGACGTCGGGCGAAGGTGCCGCCGGTGGCGCAATCAACTTGATCACGAAGCAGCCACACACCGGACCGATCCGGAATGAAGCTGACTTTTCCTGGGATTCGCTCAACTCGTTCGGCGTCCATTACGGCTCGGGCGGCAGCACCAACGTGCAGGGGCTCGACTACCGCTTCGACATCAGCCGCGCCTCGCTCAATGGCTTTGCCGACGACACCAATACCAAGACGTTGGATGTGTCTGGCCAGCTCAATTACCGCATCTCCGACAGCCTCAAGATCTGGGGCGCGATCGAGTACCGGGAAGATCGCTCGAAGGCCTATTGGGGCGCACCGCTGGTACCGATCGCCTTCAGCGGCTCGCATGCGACGAGCGGCATTGTTTCGGGCAATTACGTCTCGAACTTCAACAAAACGAATCTCGGTGCGATCACGATCGACGATCGTACCTTCAACACCAATTACAACGTTCTCGACAACCGCAACGTGGCACAAGAGGTGTGGCTGCGCGGCGGCTTCGAACTGAAGCTGGCGCCTGACCTGACGCTGAAGAGCCAAGCCTATGCCTATGGCGCGGAGCGTACCTGGTTCAACAACGAGATCGAGGCTTTCAATGCCAGTACGGGCCTGCCCAACTCGAACATGGTCGATCGCGAGCGCTTCTATGTTGCACATAGCCAACGCCTTGTCGGCAACATTACCGACCTGATTTGGGACGCTAATATCGCAGGCTTCGACAACCGCCTGGTCACGACACTTTCGTCCAGCTATCTCGATTTCGTCAGGCCAGGCGCGGCCAACTTCCCGGACGATTACGTCTCGCTCGTCAATCCCGACCGTGGCCTTTACGGCCTGCTCACGACGCAGCAGCAGACCGCGCGCATCGACAACGAGGCGCTGTCGTTCGAGGACCGGGTGAAGCTCACGCGAACCTTCGCGCTGGTCGGCGGCCTTCGCGTCGAGCATATCGGGCTTGACCGCAACTCGACCGACGCCGCCGGGCTGGAAAAGGCGAGCTTACCGTTCTCGAAGTCCTGGGTCCCGACGACGGGGCGTATCGGCTACACCTGGGACGCCGTGCCCGGCCTGACCTTCTTCAGCCAGTACGCGACCGGCGCGGACGTCTCGGCCAACAACATCTTCCTGCTTGGGCCAGCCCAGCCGCTCGACCTGACGACCTCGCGCACCTATGAGACGGGCGTCAAGCATCTGTTGTGGAACAACAGGGCGGAATGGTCGTTCTCGGCCTACGATATCGAGCGCAAGAACGTCTATGCGGCGGCTGGCGGCATGCAGCTCAACATCGCGGGACGGCAGGAGTCGAAGGGCGTCGAGCTCGCCGCGGCCGTACGCCCGATCGATCCCCTGCGGCTCTGGGGCAACATCGCCTATGTCGATGCACGCTATGCCGACTACAATTTTGCCGGTGGTTCGTTCTCCGGCAACACGCCGCCGAACGTGCCGCGTGTCGTGGCCAATGCCGGTGCGTCGTACCGGTTCTTCACGCCCTGGCCGGTGGAGCTCGGCATCACGGGCCGCTGTGTCGGCGACCGCTACAACACCGATGCCAACTTCGTGACGATGAAGGCCTACACCGTCGCCGACGTCTACGCCTTCGTCGACATCCCGAAGACGGTGTTCAACGCGGTCGACCAGGCCCGTCTGGGCTTCCGCGTGCGCAACATCACCGACAAGCGCTACGCGATCTGGGGCGATCCGTTCTATCCCGACCAGATCCTGCTCGGTGCGCCCAGGACCTATGAGCTCTCGGCCGCGTTCAAATGGTAG
- a CDS encoding PepSY domain-containing protein, which produces MMNAIVLLHRWLGIAFCLLFAMWFASGIVMHFVPFPSLTEAERFSGLAPVAGGEVRIAVADAVAASGIADATRVRLVQRSDGPVYVVSDPSRVAAIHASDGRDASVTSADVAVGIARDHARQRGLDAARAAMISGADYDQWSVPNGFDRHRPLLRVALGDAAGTEVYVSSRTGEVVLDTTRSERGWNWAGSVLHWIYPTVLRSNWSLWDQVVSTLSLVAFIAATLGAVLGIIRIRIRGRRVSSPYRGWHALHHIIGLVATVFVLTWSFSGWLSMDHGRLFSRGELTPTEAGVVYAAPDWTTAPSFGQPSAREVEWFAVNGVVYRRDRTGLASQTLTKAGEAIRSRQVAFLGEKDVHDLTTRLAPGCGDSSVLADNDDYPAYSVVPGAPVYRSRCGDLWFDIDGADGRVLQRLDASRRAYRWFYSALHTLDFPVLMAHPRLRDILVVGLCLLGLAFSVTGTVIGWRRLRSTFAA; this is translated from the coding sequence ATGATGAACGCGATCGTGCTGCTGCATCGCTGGCTCGGGATCGCGTTCTGCCTGCTGTTCGCGATGTGGTTCGCGAGCGGAATCGTGATGCACTTCGTCCCGTTTCCGTCATTGACGGAAGCGGAACGTTTTTCCGGGCTCGCGCCGGTGGCTGGCGGAGAGGTGAGGATTGCGGTCGCGGATGCCGTCGCCGCGAGCGGGATAGCGGACGCCACGCGCGTTCGCCTGGTCCAGCGGAGCGACGGGCCGGTTTATGTCGTGTCGGACCCGTCGCGTGTGGCCGCGATCCATGCCTCCGACGGACGGGATGCATCGGTGACGTCGGCCGACGTCGCGGTCGGTATCGCGCGGGATCATGCCCGGCAACGCGGGCTCGATGCCGCGCGGGCGGCGATGATTTCGGGCGCGGATTATGATCAATGGAGCGTGCCGAACGGCTTTGATCGACACCGGCCTCTGTTGCGCGTCGCTCTTGGCGATGCGGCCGGAACCGAGGTCTATGTCTCCTCGCGCACCGGCGAAGTCGTGCTGGATACGACCCGCAGCGAGCGCGGGTGGAATTGGGCCGGCAGCGTCCTGCACTGGATCTATCCGACAGTCCTGAGGAGCAACTGGTCCCTTTGGGATCAGGTGGTCTCGACATTGTCGCTGGTGGCCTTTATCGCCGCGACGCTCGGCGCGGTGCTCGGAATTATTAGGATCAGGATTCGAGGGCGTCGGGTCTCGTCGCCTTATCGCGGCTGGCACGCACTGCATCACATCATTGGTCTCGTCGCGACCGTTTTCGTGCTGACCTGGAGTTTCAGTGGCTGGCTCTCGATGGATCACGGCCGGCTGTTCTCGCGCGGGGAGCTGACCCCGACCGAAGCGGGCGTGGTGTATGCCGCGCCTGACTGGACGACGGCCCCATCGTTCGGTCAGCCGTCGGCTCGCGAAGTCGAATGGTTCGCCGTCAACGGTGTTGTCTACCGGCGCGACCGGACCGGCCTCGCCAGTCAGACCTTGACCAAAGCGGGGGAGGCGATCCGCAGCCGGCAGGTGGCATTCCTCGGCGAGAAGGATGTCCATGACCTGACGACGCGCCTTGCGCCGGGCTGTGGCGACTCGTCCGTTCTTGCCGACAATGACGATTATCCCGCGTACTCCGTTGTCCCCGGAGCGCCCGTCTATCGCTCCCGATGCGGCGACCTCTGGTTCGACATCGACGGTGCCGACGGCCGCGTGCTGCAAAGACTGGATGCCTCGCGGCGCGCCTATCGCTGGTTCTATAGCGCGCTTCACACGCTCGATTTTCCCGTTCTCATGGCGCATCCGCGTCTGCGCGATATCCTGGTCGTCGGGCTCTGCTTGCTCGGGCTGGCATTTTCCGTCACCGGCACCGTGATCGGCTGGCGGCGCTTGCGGTCGACCTTCGCGGCTTGA
- a CDS encoding maleate cis-trans isomerase family protein, giving the protein MSIQRKRLGMMTPSSNSVLEPVTSSMLHGVAGVTAHFSRFRVTEIALDAAALNQFDASVMLPAADLLADARVDAIAWNGTSASWLGIGRDRSLCEAIAARTDIPATTSTLACIDAVRALGAGRVGLVSPYTDDVQWRIGDVWAEEGIAPHAERHLGLRDNFSFGEVTPATIADMIRAVAADGADAVVILCTNLDGAALAASLERELGIAVLDSVAVTLWRTLELAGGDIAALAAWGRIFQTSAIIN; this is encoded by the coding sequence ATGTCAATTCAGCGCAAGCGCCTCGGCATGATGACCCCGTCGTCCAACTCGGTGCTGGAGCCCGTCACCAGTTCCATGCTGCATGGCGTGGCCGGCGTCACCGCTCATTTCTCGCGCTTCCGCGTTACCGAGATCGCGCTCGATGCCGCGGCGCTGAACCAGTTCGATGCCTCGGTGATGCTGCCGGCGGCGGATCTGCTGGCGGACGCCAGGGTCGATGCCATTGCCTGGAACGGCACGTCGGCAAGCTGGCTCGGTATCGGCCGCGACCGGAGCCTGTGCGAAGCGATCGCGGCGCGGACCGATATCCCGGCGACGACCTCCACGCTCGCCTGCATCGACGCCGTCCGCGCGCTCGGCGCCGGACGCGTCGGCCTGGTCTCCCCCTATACGGACGACGTGCAATGGCGTATCGGCGATGTCTGGGCCGAGGAGGGGATCGCCCCTCACGCCGAGCGGCATCTCGGCCTGCGCGATAACTTTTCCTTCGGTGAGGTCACGCCCGCGACGATCGCCGACATGATCCGCGCGGTCGCGGCGGACGGTGCCGATGCCGTCGTCATTCTCTGCACCAATCTCGACGGCGCCGCGCTGGCTGCCTCGCTCGAACGGGAGTTGGGTATCGCCGTGCTGGACTCGGTCGCGGTCACGCTCTGGCGGACACTCGAACTCGCCGGCGGCGACATCGCGGCCCTTGCGGCGTGGGGCCGGATCTTCCAGACATCAGCGATCATCAACTGA
- the pdxR gene encoding MocR-like pyridoxine biosynthesis transcription factor PdxR, whose translation MDKSRHPSKRVSLAGMHIDRNSAVPLHLQIAAHIRDGILRGVFPAGTLFLGSRDIARELGCSRTVVLTAWDLLYAEGYLESTPRGSVMVAAVAAPHAEPPSTTSPASKPAHMSERWRSLLGLDYETNWPSVFAPGAPDVSTFPFKEWSRLLRQTWLNPREQECLDLPSEGHPRLRSEIANFLGSVRGLVCSPEEVVVTSGTSGALDFCSRMILDPGDEVWVEEPGFVEARWALTAAGAKLVPIPVDDKGLVVSEGIRRAPGAKLIVVTPSHQYPLGVSMRLERRLELLDWANKNDVWVSEDDYNSEFRHQDSMIASLRSLDREGRVIYFGTFSKIMMPNLRLGYIVANRHFIEGFSKDRARIDVHTSGIGQLALAEFMREGHLLRHLRGMRRIYAARRKALIDAIAALMPDDLTVSSAVTGLHLVALFTEAMQARMSDREAAAVLKQAGIHVQPLSQNFLEQPTRQGLVFGYGRLRVEDAAPLLARIAARIGSGRRNAPSDPAISSLTVRTIKRS comes from the coding sequence ATGGACAAGAGCCGTCACCCGAGCAAGCGCGTGTCCCTTGCCGGGATGCATATCGACCGGAATTCGGCGGTGCCGCTGCATCTGCAGATCGCGGCGCACATCCGCGATGGCATTTTGCGTGGCGTCTTTCCGGCCGGAACGCTATTTCTGGGATCCCGCGATATCGCGCGCGAACTGGGCTGCTCGCGCACGGTAGTGCTGACCGCCTGGGATCTGCTCTACGCCGAGGGCTATCTTGAATCGACGCCGCGTGGCAGCGTCATGGTGGCCGCCGTTGCAGCCCCGCATGCGGAGCCTCCGTCCACTACGTCGCCTGCGAGCAAGCCTGCCCACATGTCGGAGCGTTGGCGATCGCTGCTTGGTTTGGATTACGAGACCAATTGGCCGTCTGTGTTCGCGCCCGGCGCACCCGACGTCTCGACCTTCCCATTCAAGGAATGGTCGCGCCTGCTGCGCCAGACCTGGCTAAATCCCAGAGAGCAGGAGTGTCTCGATCTTCCCTCGGAAGGCCACCCGCGCTTGCGGAGCGAGATCGCGAACTTCCTCGGCTCGGTGCGCGGGCTCGTCTGCTCGCCGGAAGAGGTCGTCGTCACCTCAGGCACATCGGGCGCGCTTGATTTCTGCAGCCGGATGATCCTCGATCCCGGCGACGAGGTGTGGGTCGAGGAGCCCGGCTTCGTCGAGGCGCGCTGGGCGCTCACGGCTGCGGGTGCGAAGCTCGTTCCAATTCCGGTCGATGACAAGGGCCTCGTCGTCTCCGAAGGAATCCGGCGCGCACCGGGTGCGAAGCTGATCGTGGTGACGCCGTCGCATCAATATCCGCTCGGCGTCAGCATGAGGCTGGAGCGGCGGCTCGAGCTGCTCGATTGGGCCAACAAGAACGACGTCTGGGTGAGCGAGGACGATTACAATTCCGAGTTCAGGCACCAGGACAGCATGATCGCCTCGCTGCGCTCGCTCGATCGCGAGGGGCGGGTAATCTATTTCGGCACGTTCTCGAAGATCATGATGCCGAATTTGCGGCTCGGCTACATCGTCGCCAACAGGCATTTCATCGAAGGCTTTTCCAAGGACCGCGCGCGCATCGATGTGCACACCTCCGGCATCGGTCAGCTCGCGCTGGCCGAGTTCATGCGGGAAGGGCACCTGCTGCGGCATCTGCGCGGGATGCGGCGGATTTACGCCGCGCGCCGGAAGGCACTGATCGATGCGATCGCAGCGCTGATGCCTGACGATCTCACCGTATCCTCCGCCGTCACCGGATTGCATCTGGTGGCGCTGTTCACTGAAGCGATGCAGGCACGCATGAGCGACCGAGAAGCGGCCGCGGTCCTGAAGCAGGCCGGCATCCACGTCCAGCCGCTCTCGCAAAACTTTCTGGAGCAGCCGACGCGGCAGGGCCTGGTGTTCGGCTACGGGCGGCTGCGGGTCGAGGACGCCGCGCCGCTGCTTGCGAGAATCGCGGCTCGCATCGGCAGCGGTCGCCGCAACGCACCATCCGACCCGGCAATATCCTCTCTTACTGTTCGTACAATAAAGAGAAGCTGA
- a CDS encoding hydantoinase/oxoprolinase family protein codes for MSSSENHWEVGTDIGGTFTDIIAIRRGSVEARIAKVPSRPDAPVQAMLEAIEAVGLRKREVKRFVHGTTRVTNAIVENRLPKVALVATEGFADVLEIARYRRRDLYRLDIPPKSPPLVPPERCFGLAERLDHEGRVLKALDETEIERLVAWLKQTGVQSVAVALLHAYANPVHEKMLGERLRGVVAHVSLSHEVNPEAREYERTSATVFNAAAMPIAVEYLSELEQRLPIGPGLQVFHSAGAMVPISAVKRRPLVMAMSGPAAGVSASVSIARQLGTSRMLTFDMGGTTTDVCLIVDGQAEMTDGRMLGDKPLRQPMLAVHSIGAGGGSIVRNGPGGLTVGPESAGSEPGPACYGRGGLEPTITDANAVLGYLNPETKLGDRIGIDIKAAERVIDPIARTLGMSLTETALGIIKVANATMARALRRVTVERGIDGRDCTLLAFGGGGPMHAAGLADLYGIAEVVVPSASSAFSALGCLTADFSFLQQQTLRAALDGIDLARVSERIGTLMDDASAPLIANGVARAEIQVELVALMRYAAQNDAIPVPFTLPLDVTKLKKDFLARHHELFGYATSESCVIESVRVQARRPSTTVVSRPATAVRAVSSGKRACSFDGLHDIPTAIIDRAKLTDVVSGPAIIEDAWSTVVVPPGWQAQPDAAGNLFLTRRAA; via the coding sequence ATGAGCTCCTCCGAAAATCACTGGGAAGTCGGCACCGATATCGGCGGCACCTTCACCGACATCATCGCCATCCGGCGCGGCTCCGTGGAGGCGCGGATCGCAAAGGTGCCGTCGCGCCCCGACGCGCCGGTTCAGGCGATGCTGGAGGCGATCGAGGCGGTGGGCCTGCGCAAGAGGGAGGTCAAGCGCTTCGTGCACGGCACCACGCGCGTCACCAACGCCATCGTCGAGAACCGGCTGCCGAAGGTCGCGCTGGTCGCGACCGAAGGGTTCGCCGATGTGCTGGAGATCGCGCGCTATCGCCGCCGCGATCTCTATCGTCTCGACATTCCGCCGAAATCGCCGCCGCTGGTGCCGCCCGAACGATGTTTTGGGCTCGCCGAGCGCCTCGATCACGAGGGCCGGGTGCTGAAGGCGCTGGATGAGACCGAGATCGAGCGCCTGGTGGCCTGGCTGAAGCAGACCGGCGTACAGAGCGTCGCCGTGGCGCTGCTTCACGCCTATGCCAATCCCGTCCACGAAAAGATGCTGGGCGAGCGCCTCAGGGGCGTCGTCGCCCACGTCTCGCTGTCGCATGAGGTCAATCCCGAGGCGCGCGAATACGAACGGACGTCGGCGACCGTGTTCAACGCGGCCGCGATGCCGATTGCGGTGGAATATCTCAGCGAGCTGGAGCAGCGGCTGCCGATCGGGCCCGGCTTGCAGGTGTTTCATTCGGCCGGAGCCATGGTCCCGATCTCGGCCGTGAAGCGGCGGCCGCTGGTGATGGCGATGTCGGGGCCGGCGGCCGGTGTCTCCGCATCGGTCAGTATCGCGCGCCAGCTCGGCACATCGCGCATGCTCACCTTCGACATGGGCGGCACCACGACGGACGTCTGCCTGATCGTCGACGGGCAGGCCGAGATGACCGACGGCCGCATGCTCGGCGACAAGCCGCTGCGTCAGCCGATGCTTGCGGTCCATTCCATCGGGGCCGGCGGCGGATCGATCGTGCGAAACGGTCCCGGCGGCCTGACGGTCGGGCCGGAGAGCGCCGGCTCCGAGCCGGGGCCGGCGTGCTATGGCCGCGGCGGCCTTGAGCCGACCATCACCGACGCCAATGCCGTGCTCGGCTATCTCAACCCCGAGACCAAGCTTGGCGACCGCATCGGCATCGACATCAAGGCCGCGGAACGCGTCATCGACCCGATCGCGCGCACCCTGGGGATGAGCCTGACCGAAACAGCACTCGGCATCATCAAGGTCGCCAACGCGACGATGGCCCGTGCGCTCCGCCGCGTCACGGTCGAGCGCGGTATCGATGGCCGCGACTGCACGCTGCTCGCCTTCGGCGGCGGCGGCCCGATGCATGCCGCAGGCCTTGCCGATCTCTACGGGATTGCAGAGGTCGTGGTGCCGAGCGCATCGAGCGCGTTCTCCGCGCTGGGCTGTCTCACAGCCGATTTCAGCTTCCTTCAGCAGCAGACTCTTCGCGCTGCTCTCGACGGCATCGATCTCGCCCGGGTGTCGGAGCGGATCGGGACGCTGATGGACGATGCTTCGGCGCCGCTGATCGCCAACGGCGTTGCGAGGGCCGAGATCCAGGTCGAGCTTGTGGCGCTGATGCGCTACGCGGCGCAGAATGATGCCATTCCGGTGCCGTTCACGTTGCCGCTCGACGTGACCAAGCTGAAGAAGGACTTTCTGGCGCGGCATCACGAACTGTTCGGCTATGCGACCAGCGAGAGCTGCGTCATCGAATCCGTGCGTGTGCAGGCGCGGCGCCCGTCGACGACGGTGGTGAGCCGGCCGGCGACTGCGGTGAGGGCGGTGTCGTCGGGCAAGCGAGCCTGCTCATTCGATGGCCTCCACGATATCCCGACCGCGATCATCGATCGCGCCAAATTGACCGATGTCGTCAGCGGCCCCGCGATCATCGAGGACGCATGGTCAACGGTGGTGGTCCCGCCCGGCTGGCAAGCACAACCCGACGCCGCCGGCAACCTGTTCCTGACGCGGAGGGCGGCATGA
- a CDS encoding hydantoinase B/oxoprolinase family protein — MKLDPFVVEVIRHGLSAAAEEMSLVMTRSARSPLLREAGDLSSAITDGRGGLVGQGRDIPIHLGAMAYTIPELLKVVPVETLNDGDVLIYNVGALGGNHLNDVKVVRPVFVDGEIVAFAVSLAHWPDIGGTWPGSYFAKAIDTFQEAMRIPPVLIATSAGVNTPIVQLLKANVRDPESCEGDLLAQIAATKAGEKRIVELCREHGKAVFMATQSRLHDLSEIEMRDALRDLPDGVYEGEDYLDDGSVNNAPARIHVKITIRGDEATFDLSGSCDRVSNFCNTTPFMARSAVAYAARIMSGRDMHQNAGALRPLTIITRPGSILEPGWMASVAAGNHETSMRIVDAIFRAMQDTIPERLSAGGATTAGVLFFAEPRQNGSWKMLYEVHGGGEGARHDRAGMSATRVHLSNTSNTPVEVIEASYAIRLEQQAIRRQSGGAGAHRGGDGSVRTYRILAPSMHLTTCIERMVIAPFGMQGGESGKACRISLVRQGANVAIDGKSNLVLQQDDLVTIEMCGGGGYGAAAAE, encoded by the coding sequence ATGAAGCTCGATCCGTTCGTCGTCGAGGTTATCAGGCACGGGCTCTCGGCCGCGGCCGAGGAAATGAGCCTGGTGATGACGCGCTCGGCGCGCTCGCCGCTGCTGCGCGAGGCCGGCGATCTGTCGTCCGCGATCACGGATGGCCGCGGCGGCCTGGTCGGGCAGGGCCGCGACATCCCGATCCATCTCGGCGCGATGGCCTACACGATCCCGGAACTCCTGAAGGTCGTGCCGGTCGAGACCCTGAATGACGGCGACGTGCTGATCTACAATGTCGGCGCACTCGGCGGCAATCATCTCAACGACGTCAAGGTCGTGCGTCCCGTCTTCGTCGACGGCGAGATCGTGGCCTTTGCGGTGAGCCTGGCGCACTGGCCCGACATCGGCGGCACCTGGCCGGGCAGCTATTTTGCGAAGGCGATCGACACTTTTCAGGAGGCGATGCGGATTCCGCCGGTGCTGATCGCCACGTCAGCCGGCGTCAACACGCCGATCGTGCAGCTGCTCAAGGCCAACGTCCGCGATCCTGAGTCCTGCGAGGGCGATCTGCTCGCCCAGATAGCCGCGACCAAGGCCGGCGAGAAGCGCATCGTCGAGCTTTGCCGCGAGCACGGCAAGGCGGTGTTCATGGCGACGCAGTCGCGCCTGCACGATCTCTCCGAGATCGAGATGCGGGACGCGCTCCGCGACCTGCCGGATGGCGTCTACGAGGGCGAAGACTATCTCGACGACGGCAGCGTCAACAACGCGCCTGCGCGCATCCATGTGAAAATCACCATTCGCGGCGACGAGGCGACCTTCGACCTCTCCGGAAGCTGCGACCGCGTCTCGAACTTCTGCAACACGACGCCGTTCATGGCGCGCTCGGCGGTCGCCTATGCGGCACGCATCATGAGTGGGCGCGACATGCATCAGAATGCGGGCGCGCTCCGGCCTTTGACCATCATCACACGTCCGGGCTCGATCCTGGAGCCGGGCTGGATGGCGTCCGTTGCCGCCGGCAACCACGAGACGTCCATGCGCATCGTCGATGCGATTTTTCGCGCGATGCAGGACACCATTCCCGAGCGTCTGTCGGCCGGTGGCGCGACCACGGCGGGCGTGCTGTTTTTTGCCGAGCCGCGGCAGAACGGCTCGTGGAAGATGCTCTACGAGGTCCACGGTGGTGGTGAGGGCGCGCGGCATGATCGGGCCGGCATGTCGGCGACGCGCGTGCATCTCTCCAATACGTCGAACACGCCGGTGGAGGTGATCGAGGCGAGCTACGCGATCCGCCTGGAGCAGCAGGCCATTCGCCGGCAGTCCGGCGGCGCGGGGGCGCATCGCGGCGGTGACGGCTCGGTTCGCACCTATCGCATCCTCGCGCCTTCGATGCACCTGACCACCTGCATCGAGCGCATGGTGATTGCGCCGTTCGGCATGCAGGGCGGCGAATCCGGCAAGGCCTGCCGCATCTCGCTTGTCAGGCAGGGCGCGAACGTCGCGATCGACGGAAAATCGAACCTGGTGTTGCAGCAAGACGATCTCGTCACGATCGAGATGTGCGGCGGCGGCGGCTACGGCGCCGCGGCCGCGGAGTGA